In Bacteroides coprosuis DSM 18011, the following are encoded in one genomic region:
- a CDS encoding GCN5-related N-acetyltransferase (InterPro IPR000182~KEGG: bvu:BVU_1946 hypothetical protein~PFAM: GCN5-related N-acetyltransferase (GNAT) domain~SPTR: Putative uncharacterized protein;~IMG reference gene:2504105723~PFAM: Acetyltransferase (GNAT) family), with protein sequence MIELKRITTSDTAHYEFVEHLLTTSFPLEEYRPLKQWMTHTDSNDLFQNNIVLDEGKPVGLLTYWNLGKFYYIEHFAISEPLRNKGYGQNVLDLLEKEVDMPLILEVETPDNETAKRRIEFYKRYNFTLWANEYTQPPYRPNGMAVPMLLMSRGDLNPERDYDEICEKLYQEVYNIE encoded by the coding sequence ATGATAGAATTAAAACGTATTACAACATCAGATACAGCTCACTACGAGTTTGTTGAACATCTGCTAACAACATCTTTTCCTTTGGAGGAATATAGACCCTTAAAACAATGGATGACTCACACAGACTCAAATGACCTATTCCAAAACAATATCGTTTTAGATGAAGGTAAGCCTGTAGGGCTACTTACTTATTGGAACTTAGGCAAATTCTATTACATAGAGCACTTTGCAATCTCAGAACCTCTAAGAAATAAAGGATATGGACAAAACGTTCTTGACCTACTAGAAAAAGAGGTAGATATGCCGTTAATTCTAGAAGTTGAAACTCCCGACAACGAAACAGCGAAAAGAAGAATCGAATTTTATAAACGATACAACTTTACATTATGGGCGAATGAATATACTCAGCCACCTTATAGACCTAATGGTATGGCTGTACCAATGCTATTGATGAGTAGAGGTGATCTTAATCCAGAAAGAGACTATGACGAGATATGCGAAAAGTTATATCAGGAAGTATATAATATTGAATAA